The Gymnodinialimonas sp. 57CJ19 genome includes a window with the following:
- a CDS encoding M14 family metallopeptidase, producing MTVNIAFDTYYNYEQMTAHLHALADAYPKLCKLTSIAKSFRDRDVWFMTITNPDTGPALEKPGFYIDAQIHAEEHATSATALYACWYLLTKYGEDEEVTRLVDSQVFYIIPRINPDGAENAMTAPYHPWCGNGRFLPGEDRIEGLIPQDITGDGYIVQMRVPDSKGEWKCDDVNPDIMVQREPGEEGGEYFRLYPEGMIRNYDGVHVHIEMQEDGNMNRNFPTNWTPQEYGAGQYPFSEPETAGMRQVILDHPNITGMCAYHTHGGIILRPSMLQLDSEMSPPDLSLYKALGEVGERLTGYPTISVYEEFTPDKSKARHGTLTDWTYEEMGIISFGTELWDLERTAGVPKEGYYNLGPRDAATQRLVHDWVVENVGDHGFRPWTKFDHPQLGPIEVGGMVYIWSYRNPPGKLLEEICHNNVLFNLRHAAAAPQIAIDDVTVEALGADLHRVTAVVSNHGYLPTNLSDVAVKNGVAKPVTVGLQCEGAELVMNPADVKLGNLAGRNERRYAYSNWGQQWSPVTKKTEWLVKATGPDAQITVEAVSEKGGACRATAKLG from the coding sequence ATGACCGTCAATATTGCCTTCGACACCTACTACAATTACGAACAGATGACCGCGCATCTACATGCGTTGGCTGATGCCTACCCAAAGCTTTGCAAGCTGACTTCTATCGCCAAGAGCTTCCGCGATCGGGACGTTTGGTTCATGACGATCACCAACCCTGATACCGGCCCCGCGCTGGAAAAGCCCGGTTTCTACATCGACGCGCAAATCCACGCCGAAGAACACGCTACCAGCGCCACGGCGCTCTATGCGTGCTGGTATCTGTTGACCAAATACGGCGAGGATGAAGAGGTGACGCGTTTGGTCGACAGCCAGGTGTTCTACATCATCCCGCGCATCAACCCAGATGGGGCCGAAAACGCGATGACCGCACCCTATCATCCGTGGTGCGGCAACGGGCGTTTCTTGCCCGGCGAAGACCGGATCGAAGGGTTGATCCCGCAAGACATCACCGGCGATGGCTATATCGTCCAGATGCGCGTGCCCGACAGCAAGGGCGAATGGAAATGCGATGATGTGAACCCTGACATCATGGTGCAGCGCGAACCCGGCGAGGAGGGGGGCGAATACTTCCGCCTCTATCCCGAGGGGATGATCCGCAATTACGACGGCGTCCACGTGCATATCGAGATGCAAGAAGACGGCAATATGAACCGCAACTTCCCTACCAACTGGACACCGCAGGAATACGGCGCGGGGCAGTATCCGTTCTCGGAACCGGAAACGGCGGGTATGCGTCAGGTCATTCTGGACCATCCCAACATCACCGGCATGTGCGCCTATCACACCCACGGCGGTATCATTCTGCGCCCTTCTATGTTGCAGCTTGATAGCGAGATGAGCCCGCCCGACCTGTCGCTCTACAAGGCATTGGGCGAGGTCGGTGAACGGCTGACAGGCTACCCCACGATCTCGGTCTATGAGGAATTCACGCCCGACAAATCCAAGGCCCGTCACGGCACATTGACTGACTGGACCTATGAAGAGATGGGCATCATCTCGTTCGGGACAGAATTGTGGGATCTGGAGCGCACGGCGGGCGTTCCGAAAGAGGGGTATTACAACCTCGGGCCACGGGACGCGGCGACACAGCGGCTGGTTCATGATTGGGTGGTGGAGAACGTTGGCGACCACGGCTTCCGCCCATGGACCAAGTTCGATCATCCGCAGCTTGGCCCGATCGAGGTCGGCGGCATGGTCTACATCTGGAGCTACCGTAACCCGCCCGGCAAACTGCTGGAGGAGATCTGCCACAACAACGTGTTGTTCAACCTGCGCCACGCCGCAGCCGCGCCGCAAATCGCGATTGATGACGTGACGGTGGAAGCGCTGGGCGCGGACTTGCACCGCGTCACGGCCGTGGTCTCGAACCACGGGTACTTACCCACCAACCTGTCTGACGTCGCCGTCAAGAACGGTGTGGCAAAGCCGGTGACGGTTGGGTTGCAGTGCGAGGGGGCCGAGTTGGTGATGAACCCAGCCGATGTGAAGCTCGGCAATCTGGCTGGGCGCAACGAGCGTCGCTATGCCTACTCCAACTGGGGCCAGCAATGGTCGCCTGTGACCAAGAAAACAGAGTGGTTGGTGAAGGCCACCGGACCGGACGCCCAGATCACGGTGGAGGCTGTTTCCGAAAAGGGCGGCGCATGCCGTGCGACGGCGAAACTGGGCTGA
- the iolG gene encoding inositol 2-dehydrogenase produces MLTVGLLGAGRIALVHATAITAHPESKLVAVSDYLPENAQKLAAQFGAEARSTEEIIADPAIDAVLIATPTNTHSDLIEAATRAGKAVLCEKPVDLSLDRARACLANVGESQQPVMIGFNRRFDPNFAALKGALDAGEIGKSEILAITSYDPAPPPIEYIKVSGGLFRDMMIHDFDMANFIMGGPPVTVSAVGTCLVDPAIGEAGDVDTAAVTLTYADGRIAVIRNTRRAGYGDQRVEVQGSEGMLQVGNLGENLMVKSTAAGVVSAKPVLFFLERYMPAYAAEWGAFVAAATSGEAMPVTLEDGVAALAMAEAATKSAQTGQPVNLADI; encoded by the coding sequence ATGTTGACTGTCGGACTACTTGGCGCGGGCCGCATCGCCTTGGTGCATGCAACCGCCATCACCGCTCATCCCGAAAGCAAGTTGGTCGCGGTATCGGATTATTTGCCTGAAAACGCGCAGAAACTGGCCGCGCAGTTCGGCGCTGAGGCACGCAGCACCGAAGAGATCATCGCAGACCCCGCGATTGATGCCGTGCTGATTGCCACACCCACCAACACCCATTCCGATCTGATCGAAGCGGCGACACGGGCCGGAAAAGCCGTGCTGTGTGAAAAGCCTGTCGATCTGTCCCTGGACCGCGCCCGTGCGTGTCTCGCCAACGTAGGAGAGTCGCAACAGCCTGTGATGATCGGCTTCAACCGCCGTTTTGACCCCAACTTTGCGGCCCTCAAGGGCGCATTGGACGCCGGTGAAATTGGCAAGTCCGAGATCCTCGCCATCACGTCCTACGACCCAGCACCGCCGCCGATTGAATACATCAAGGTATCGGGCGGCCTGTTCCGCGACATGATGATCCACGACTTTGACATGGCGAATTTCATCATGGGCGGGCCGCCAGTGACGGTTTCTGCCGTGGGCACCTGCCTTGTTGATCCAGCCATCGGAGAGGCGGGCGACGTGGACACCGCCGCCGTCACGCTGACCTATGCGGACGGGCGCATCGCTGTGATCCGCAACACCCGCCGCGCGGGCTATGGGGATCAGCGGGTTGAGGTGCAGGGCTCGGAAGGGATGCTGCAAGTGGGCAATCTGGGCGAGAACCTGATGGTGAAATCCACCGCAGCAGGCGTTGTAAGCGCCAAGCCAGTGCTGTTCTTCCTTGAACGCTACATGCCTGCCTATGCCGCTGAATGGGGTGCGTTCGTTGCCGCGGCGACCTCGGGCGAGGCGATGCCGGTAACGCTG
- a CDS encoding LLM class flavin-dependent oxidoreductase, with protein MQKFSLLDLSPIPEGQTAADALSNTVSLAQAAEAAGYHRFWLAEHHNMPGIASAATSVVIGHVAGATSSMRVGAGGIMLPNHAPLVIAEQFGTLATLYPARIDLGLGRAPGTDMATSRALRRHMAPEDSFPQDVQELIHYLGDTPADAPVRAIPGVGTHVPVWILGSSLYGAQLAAHLGLPYAFASHFAPDMLAEALAIYRASFQPSAHLEKPYAMMAAGVCAADTDDEADYLRSSQYLAFARLRTGKPGKLPAPTHDLASQIPGAVMAGVKHALSVSATGSAATVKQRLSGLIDTYQPDEIMVTGMIHDSAARVRSFQIAAEALTDLRVA; from the coding sequence ATGCAGAAATTCTCATTGTTGGACCTTTCGCCAATCCCGGAAGGCCAAACCGCTGCCGATGCGCTGAGCAACACCGTGTCGCTGGCACAGGCAGCTGAAGCGGCGGGGTATCACCGTTTCTGGCTGGCTGAACATCACAACATGCCTGGCATCGCCAGTGCCGCGACGTCGGTCGTGATCGGCCATGTGGCGGGCGCGACCTCTTCCATGCGGGTCGGGGCGGGGGGTATCATGCTGCCCAACCATGCGCCGCTTGTGATTGCCGAACAATTCGGCACGCTGGCCACGCTGTACCCGGCCCGAATCGACCTTGGCCTTGGACGTGCGCCCGGCACGGACATGGCAACGTCACGGGCGCTGCGGCGTCATATGGCGCCGGAAGACAGCTTTCCGCAGGACGTGCAGGAACTGATCCACTACCTTGGCGACACGCCAGCGGATGCCCCCGTGCGCGCCATTCCGGGTGTGGGAACCCACGTGCCAGTCTGGATCTTGGGCTCCAGCCTGTATGGGGCGCAACTGGCCGCGCATCTGGGCCTTCCCTATGCCTTTGCGTCTCATTTCGCACCGGACATGTTGGCCGAGGCTTTGGCAATCTATCGTGCCTCCTTCCAACCGTCGGCGCATCTGGAGAAGCCCTATGCCATGATGGCGGCCGGCGTATGCGCAGCGGATACCGATGACGAGGCAGACTATCTGCGGTCCTCGCAATATCTGGCGTTTGCTCGGCTACGTACCGGAAAGCCCGGCAAGCTGCCCGCACCAACCCATGATCTTGCGTCACAGATACCAGGCGCTGTGATGGCCGGGGTGAAACATGCGTTGTCCGTGTCTGCGACGGGATCGGCGGCGACGGTGAAGCAGCGATTGTCCGGTCTGATTGATACATATCAGCCCGATGAGATCATGGTGACAGGCATGATTCACGACAGCGCCGCACGGGTGCGGTCATTCCAGATCGCGGCAGAGGCGTTGACGGACCTGCGTGTGGCCTAA